The Candidatus Paceibacterota bacterium genome segment GGGCGAATATGATTGCCCTTTTCGTTTTTTAATAATAAACATGTAAGACGGAATATATCATATGCGAAGTTCATATATGAGAAAAAACGCAATACGGGGACCATTTTTTTTGCTGGCTCTCGTTCCGCTGATATTTTTCGGAGATTTTTATGAACACTTCTATGTCTATCTGACCGGAACGATCATTGCGGATGTCATAAAGAATGAGTGGCATATCGTTTTGATAAGCATAGCGGTGTCGCTGGCATTTTTTTTGCTTTTATCGTTCAGAAGGAAGGTGAAATGGGTTGAATATGGGATCGTCAGCGCTTTTATTATTTCGCTCTTTGTGGAAATGTATGGAATGCCCCTTACGATCATATTCGCATCGAAGTATTTTCTCAGGCCCGGCCTGAAGGCGCCCGAGAATATTCTGGAATTTAATCTTCTGGGAGTGGGATTCGGGGCCGATATTGTCATGGCATACGGATTGGTGCTGATAACGATCGGAATGATGCTGATCTTTTCCGGATGGATCACGCTCTATGGCCAGGCGAAGAAGAATCATCTTGCATTCGGAGGAATATATTCTCTCTCAAGACATCCTCAATATCTCGGCTTCATTCTTTTTATAACCGGATGGTTTTTGGGGTGGCCGACTTTTCTGACGCTTTTTTTTGCGCCAGTCCTGATATATAAATATATCACACTGTGCAAACAGGAAGAGCTTGAAGTTGAGCGAGAATTTCCCGGGTACAAAGAATATAAAAAGGAAGTTCCTTTTCTGTTATAGAAGATTTAAGCTCTTGATTTTAATTAAAAAATGTGATACAATATAAGTGTAATCATTTAATGCGATCAATATGAAATTCGGTTCTATTGAACAAAATATGCCGCAGGAAGCCATTTCCCCGGTAAGTGAAGCGGAAAGGATATTGAGGATTGAAGACCCTGATGCTCAAGAGGACGAGATTAAGAAAATACAGCAACTGGACGAGAATTTTGCGCATGAGGTCAGGGAAGAAATAGATAAAATTCTTATGGAGCCGGGAGAATAACGGTAATTATTTAATATAGCGATATCAAGGGTGAACATATTCGGTGTACCCTTTTTATTTTTAGCTCGTCGGACAAATGAAAAAAACAAATTCAAGCAATGAAAATTTGATAAACACTTCCTTCGGTTCGCGGTTGATGTTTCTATCCAAACCGCAAAAAGCCGTCTCGTATATCATTATTATCCTAACGACGGTTTTTGTCGTTTATTTTACGGCTCAGGCGGCGATGGAGGGATATCCGGATATATATGCTATTGATGCAAAAATGGAAAATGAGTCCGAAATCAACATCAACTCGGAAATAAAAATAGTTTTCAATCAGCCCGTGGTATTTTTGAACGAAGATAATATTAAAATTACTCCTTATGTCGGGCGCGAGCAGGTTCTGTCCGATGATGGAAAAATATTGATATTGAATCACAGAGAGCCTTTTTTGCCGGAGACGAAATATGAGATCGAGTTGAAAGGCGTCAGGGGATTAAGCGGACTTATGATGGACAGTAAGAGGTTCAATATTTACACAAGATCTTCCGATGAAGATAACAAAGAGATCGGACTGGAAAAGGAAGAAGTGATATTCGCAGAGCTGCAGCTATCAAAGAATAAATATATACCGCCGGTAATATCGCAGCCGGTAACCGAGATCGAAGTCGATCCGAAATTCAAGGAGGGAAAATATATAGATATCAGCATTGATTATCAGGTGATGACGATCTTCGAGGATGGGATCAAGGTTAACAGTTTTTTGGTATCAAGCGGGATCCCGGGGCTTTCCACTCCGTTTGGAACCTATTCCGTTCAAAGAAAGGAGATCAATCACTGGTCCAGCGGATACGGTCTTTGGATGCCATATAGTATGAATTTTTCGGGGCCGTTCTATATACACGAACTTCCGTATTGGCCGGGAGGATATAGGGAAGGGGAAAGTCATCTGGGACACAAAGCTTCCCATGGGTGCGTCAGACTGGGCATGGGTCCTGCCAAATATGTGTATGACTGGGCGGATATCGGAACGCCGATATACATACATAAATAAAAAAATGAACAGTTGTTCATTTAGGTTTCAATTATCGGACTGTCGTTGGTGTCATAATAATCCCATCCTCTTAGTCCGGTTTTTACAATGACTGCCATGTTATCGAGCGCTCTGGTCTTGTAAATGACCGTTTTTTTATCTCCCTGCAATATTTCTTTGTGGAATTTAGGTTTGAGCTCAATGTTCGAATTTTGATCCTCGATCTTGTAAACTATGGCTTGCAGGATCGTCGGCAGCGTCATCTCTGTTAAT includes the following:
- a CDS encoding L,D-transpeptidase family protein: MKKTNSSNENLINTSFGSRLMFLSKPQKAVSYIIIILTTVFVVYFTAQAAMEGYPDIYAIDAKMENESEININSEIKIVFNQPVVFLNEDNIKITPYVGREQVLSDDGKILILNHREPFLPETKYEIELKGVRGLSGLMMDSKRFNIYTRSSDEDNKEIGLEKEEVIFAELQLSKNKYIPPVISQPVTEIEVDPKFKEGKYIDISIDYQVMTIFEDGIKVNSFLVSSGIPGLSTPFGTYSVQRKEINHWSSGYGLWMPYSMNFSGPFYIHELPYWPGGYREGESHLGHKASHGCVRLGMGPAKYVYDWADIGTPIYIHK
- a CDS encoding methyltransferase; this encodes MRKNAIRGPFFLLALVPLIFFGDFYEHFYVYLTGTIIADVIKNEWHIVLISIAVSLAFFLLLSFRRKVKWVEYGIVSAFIISLFVEMYGMPLTIIFASKYFLRPGLKAPENILEFNLLGVGFGADIVMAYGLVLITIGMMLIFSGWITLYGQAKKNHLAFGGIYSLSRHPQYLGFILFITGWFLGWPTFLTLFFAPVLIYKYITLCKQEELEVEREFPGYKEYKKEVPFLL